Genomic DNA from Paucilactobacillus hokkaidonensis JCM 18461:
ATGTTACGAAACCGCATATCCGCTTTTTCTAAATGCTGGCTATAACGCTTGGTTGCATTGAAAAATTCTAGTCCCGTTTTTAATTTCGTAATTTGGTTAGTTGTACCATTTTGCTGAGCCTCAAACCGTTCCTGCAATGACTGCACGGTAATACTTGGTAAACGTCGCTTAATGTACTGAAAATAAGTCATTTGAACCATGTTTTGTTCACCCAGCTCGGGTAAAACCTGGTTAATATAGTCATTAAATAATTGGTTCGGTGAAAATAAAATCACCTGGCCCGCATTCAAATTACCACGATAACGGTATAGTAACCAAGCAACTCGCTGCAAGACAGCTGCCGTTTTCCCAGATCCGGCGGCACCTTGAACGAATAATAAATCAGAACTAGTGTTCCGTATAATTTGGTTTTGCGCCTGCTGAATTGTGGCCACAATACTCTTCATTTTTGTATCAGAATGTGTTCCCAGAGCTTCCAACAGCATTTGATCGCCCACAGTTTCATCCGTATCAAAAATGGTGACAATGACCCCATCTTTAATCTGAAATTGGCGTTTTAATTTAACGTTGACTTCTTGCGTACCATCCGGTGTTTGATAACTAATATCACCTAAACCACCATCATAGTAAACGCTCGAAATCGGTGCACGCCAATCGTAGACCAAAAAGTGGTCTGGTCGATCGGTAAATGAGGCCAAACCAATATAGACAGTTTCGTCCGCCTGTTCGCCCTCTTCATGAAAATCAATTCGCGCAAAATATGGGGTCTTTTCCAGCTTTTGCAACGTCTGTAACTGCCGGTTAGCGTGTTGCCAGCTATTTTCACGTTCTGACAACATTTGTTGTTGCTGCCGAACAGACATTGCGGTATCCATCATCCCTGAATAAGAGTCACTATTAACGTGAATATTACCAAACTCTTTGTTAATGCTTTTAACTTCATTATGCGCCGAGCTGGCATTCCCTTGTGCCTTTTCCTCAGCTGTGCGAACTTTGTCAATCACTTCGTTCAAATGCTGTTGTTCATATTCTCGAATTGAATCTGCCAAATGTCTGCCTCCGTCATTATTAATTGTACAATTATAGCATGTTCTAGAAGGTGCACCAAATATATTGAAATCTAATTTTGAAGATTTTATCAAAAATGACTTAATAAAGCTTAAAAGTTATTCAAATAACTAGTCATTTAGTGCTAAAGAAACTAAGATGTAATTAGTAAGCGAAATGGAGGTCAACCTCATGGATCAAATAGTATATGCATTAACTCATATTCAGGATTTGGTCTTACCACTACTCAATTGGCTCGGGCCTTGGAGCTATGTGGTTTTATTTATCTTGATCTTCATGGAAACTGGTTTGGTTGTGTTTCCTTGGCTCCCTGGTGAATCACTAGTCTTTGTCACCAGTGCATTAGCAGCCGTTGCCGGTTCAAAGCTCAATATCTTTACGTTAATTATCGTGTTTTTCTCGGCTGCTTTTATGGGTGATACAGTCAACTTTCATATTGGAAAATTTTTACTCCGCTGGCCTTTTTTTCAGAGGCATTTTGCTGGGCATAATTTACATCGGGCAGAAGTTTTTTTCAAGCGCCACGGTATGAAGGCGGTTGTCTTTGGCCGTTTTATCCCGCTGGTCCGGACATTTGTTCCGCTGGTTGCCGGTACTTCCAAATTCAAACAAACTAAGTTCATGCTGGCTAATTTTTTGGGGGTTACCTTGTGGGTCACTGCCGGTAGTATGCTCGGTTATTTCTTCGGTACAATTCCGTTTGTACAGTCAAACCTATCATTAATTATTCTGGGAATTGCCTTAGTAGCAATTATGCCCGCTTCGATTATTTGGCTGTTTAAAGTAATTCGGCGACATATCATTACGCGCAATATGTCTTAACCTTTAACTTGAAATATTAACTAATCGTCGTCAGTTTTGTTATACTGGTGACGATTATTTGTTTAGAAAGAGTGTTATCAATATGACTCAATTATCACTTGTGATTGTACTATTCGCCGCCTTAATAATTCCACTTATTATGGCAAAACTTAAATTAACAGCGCTGCCAACTGCTGTCATCGAAATTATCACCGGTATTGTCTTGGGACAAAGTGGCCTACATTTAGTTAGTGCTTCTGTGCCGCTAAATACAT
This window encodes:
- a CDS encoding VTT domain-containing protein, with the translated sequence MDQIVYALTHIQDLVLPLLNWLGPWSYVVLFILIFMETGLVVFPWLPGESLVFVTSALAAVAGSKLNIFTLIIVFFSAAFMGDTVNFHIGKFLLRWPFFQRHFAGHNLHRAEVFFKRHGMKAVVFGRFIPLVRTFVPLVAGTSKFKQTKFMLANFLGVTLWVTAGSMLGYFFGTIPFVQSNLSLIILGIALVAIMPASIIWLFKVIRRHIITRNMS